A part of Fusarium oxysporum Fo47 chromosome III, complete sequence genomic DNA contains:
- a CDS encoding G-protein coupled receptor — protein sequence MTPTPSQAHALALVERIEGCMSLVAVFLIFITYGLVARLRNPRNTFIVMASIANLGSSIACIIARDGLAAGEDSALCKAQAFLLQMFGQSDPWWAFGLSLNTLLVVLGRTNPHTFHALQYCLVCFGGPFIIAFTLLFISTPARGPIYGQAYVWCSVSDNWPNVRVFSSYIFVWPCIVGSVVLNFIVGYRIFHSRNRIRHLSNSIVVYLVTLNLITSVDTAQDSTKTAMRNAENAAYPVLIAEDFVTLAPVPYVSLPVPLHTRPTLGVLEASIHETADYCLPTITSNKPRHSTPRKRRVHHTIMVTRRVLSKYRLEDPVKRVYLRATLLFTFSVVVSWTPATINRFHSFKYGYSSFPYQIATVSLLPLQGVWNAIIFFVTSHKIMEDWAQDQRTLRVSRPRVATEEAMIRRLARGPNMGLSMLD from the exons ATGACACCGACGCCGAGTCAGGCCCATGCGCTTGCACTTGTGGAGCGAATTGAGGGCTGCATGAGTCTTGTCGCTGTGTTTCTCATCTTTATTACGTACGGCCTCGTGGCGCGACTGCGGAACCCTCGGAATACCTTCATTGTCATGGCGAGTATCGCCAACCTCGGCTCGAGCATCGCTTGCATCATTGCGAGGGATGGACTCGCGGCTGGGGAAGACTCTGCGCTCTGTAAAGCGCAGGCGTTTCTACTTCAAAT GTTCGGGCAGTCCGATCCGTGGTGGGCTTTTGGGCTGTCCCTCAACACTCTCCTCGTTGTCCTGGGCCGTACAAACCCCCATACGTTCCACGCGTTGCAATACTGTCTTGTCTGTTTTGGAGGGCCATTTATCATCGCTTTTACGCTGCTTTTTATTTCAACACCAGCTCGTGGACCTATTTATGGCCAAGCATAC GTTTGGTGCAGTGTTAGTGATAATTGGCCAAACGTTCGCGTCTTTTCTTCATATATCTTCGTATGGCCTTGTATCGTTGGTTCGGTCGTCCTGAATTTCATTGTTGGCTACCGCATCTTCCACTCAAGGAATCGAATCCGGCATCTGTCGAATTCAATAGTAGTTTATCTAGTCACCCTTAACTTGATTACGTCTGTTGACACAGCTCAGGACTCAACGAAGACTGCCATGCGTAACGCCGAGAACGCTGCATATCCAGTGCTTATCGCGGAAGATTTTGTCACCCTCGCGCCCGTTCCCTATGTTTCGTTGCCTGTGCCGTTACACACGCGACCTACGTTAGGAGTTCTGGAAGCCTCAATACACGAGACAGCGGATTACTGCCTACCGACAATCACTTCGAACAAACCTCGTCATTCGACTCCACGAAAACGCCGAGTACATCACACCATAATGGTAACCAGGAGGGTATTATCAAAATACCGTCTTGAGGACCCTGTAAAGAGGGTATATCTACGCGCCACATTACTCTTCACTTTCAGCGTCGTGGTCTCGTGGACGCCAGCAACCATTAACCGCTTTCATAGCTTCAAGTACGGGTACTCCTCATTCCCGTACCAAATTGCGACTGTGTCCCTTCTACCACTCCAAGGTGTCTGGAATGCGATTATTTTCTTTGTGACTAGCCATAAAATTATGGAGGACTGGGCGCAGGATCAACGGACTCTGAGGGTTTCCAGGCCGAGGGTTGCTACTGAGGAAGCGATGATAAGGAGACTTGCCAGAGGCCCGAATATGGGTTTATCTATGCTAGATTGA